The Streptomyces sp. CC0208 genome window below encodes:
- a CDS encoding TetR/AcrR family transcriptional regulator, which translates to MPTKKKPQVSAAAPARRRELLDTAAEVFAEQGYNATTVRKIADHAGMLAGSLYYHFDSKESMLEEILRTFLDELWDGYDTVLGAELGPRETLEALVTESFREIDRHRAAVAIYQKESKQLVAQERFAFLAESQRRFEKAWLSTLERGVAAEVFRADLDVRLTYRFVRDTVWVAASWYRPGGQHSPEEIARQYLSMVLDGIAVRT; encoded by the coding sequence GTGCCGACCAAGAAGAAGCCCCAGGTGAGCGCCGCCGCGCCCGCGCGCCGCCGTGAACTCCTCGACACCGCCGCCGAGGTCTTCGCCGAACAGGGCTACAACGCCACGACCGTACGCAAGATCGCGGACCACGCGGGCATGCTCGCGGGCAGCCTCTACTACCACTTCGACTCCAAGGAATCGATGCTGGAGGAGATCCTGCGGACCTTCCTCGACGAGCTCTGGGACGGCTACGACACCGTCCTGGGTGCCGAACTCGGCCCGCGGGAGACGCTGGAGGCCCTGGTCACCGAGTCGTTCCGGGAGATCGACCGGCACCGCGCCGCCGTCGCGATCTACCAGAAGGAGAGCAAGCAGCTGGTGGCGCAGGAGCGGTTCGCGTTCCTCGCCGAGTCGCAGCGCAGGTTCGAGAAGGCCTGGCTGTCCACGCTGGAGCGCGGGGTCGCTGCCGAGGTGTTCCGGGCCGACCTCGATGTCCGGCTGACCTACCGGTTCGTGCGCGACACCGTGTGGGTCGCCGCGTCCTGGTACCGGCCCGGCGGACAGCACAGTCCGGAGGAGATCGCCCGGCAGTACCTGTCGATGGTGCTGGACGGGATCGCCGTACGTACGTAA
- a CDS encoding CoA-transferase, with product MSDKTMTADEVVSRLRSGMTLGIGGWGSRRKPMALVRALLRSDVTDLTIVSYGGPDVGMLAAAGRIRKLVAAFVTLDSIPLEPHYRAAREAGAFELTEVDEAMFMWGLRAAANRLPFLPVRAGIGSDVMRVNPGLRTVTSPYDDQETFVAMPALGMDAALVHLNRADRLGNGQCLGPDPYFDDLFCEAADTAYVSCERIVETAELTKDAPPQSLLVKRHTVTGVVEAPGGAHFTSCAPDYGRDEAVQREYATTPWPEFAARYLGGGLHDRDPE from the coding sequence GTGAGCGACAAGACCATGACGGCCGACGAGGTCGTCTCCCGGCTGCGCAGCGGCATGACCCTCGGCATCGGCGGCTGGGGTTCGCGCCGCAAGCCGATGGCGCTGGTGCGCGCGCTGCTGCGCTCGGACGTCACCGACCTGACGATCGTCTCGTACGGCGGCCCGGACGTCGGCATGCTCGCCGCCGCCGGGCGCATCCGCAAGCTCGTCGCCGCCTTCGTCACCCTCGACTCGATCCCCCTCGAACCGCACTACCGGGCGGCCCGCGAGGCCGGCGCCTTCGAGCTGACGGAGGTCGACGAGGCGATGTTCATGTGGGGCCTGCGGGCGGCCGCCAACCGGCTGCCGTTCCTGCCGGTGCGGGCGGGGATCGGCTCGGACGTCATGCGGGTCAACCCGGGCCTGCGGACGGTGACCTCGCCGTACGACGACCAGGAGACGTTCGTGGCCATGCCCGCACTCGGCATGGATGCCGCCCTGGTGCACCTGAACCGCGCCGACCGGCTGGGCAACGGCCAGTGTCTCGGGCCCGACCCGTACTTCGACGACCTGTTCTGCGAGGCGGCCGACACCGCGTACGTCTCCTGCGAACGGATCGTGGAGACCGCGGAGTTGACCAAGGACGCGCCGCCGCAGTCACTGCTGGTCAAACGGCACACGGTGACCGGCGTGGTCGAGGCTCCGGGCGGCGCGCACTTCACCTCCTGCGCTCCCGACTACGGCCGGGACGAGGCCGTGCAGCGGGAGTACGCGACCACGCCCTGGCCGGAGTTCGCCGCACGGTATCTCGGGGGAGGACTGCATGACCGCGACCCGGAGTGA
- a CDS encoding acyl-CoA dehydrogenase family protein: MDLAFTQEEEAFRAEARAWLRAHVPASPLPSLETEEGFAAHRGWEAALAADRWSVVNWPREYGGRDSGLVRWLAFEEEYYAAGAPGRVNQNGISLLAPTLFDHGSPEQRARVLPSMATGEVVWAQAWSEPEAGSDLASLRSRGVRTEGGWLLSGQKTWSSRAAFADRAFGLFRTGPDTPKPHQGLTYLMFDLRAPGVTVRPIRRLDGKPAFAELFLDEVFVPDEDVIGGPGQGWRIAMSTAGNERGLMLRSPGRFLAAAHRLSALWQAQGSPRETGNRVADALIGARAYQLFTYASASRFLDGDTLGPESSLNKVFWSEYDIALTETALDLLGEEEDPDWSERYVFALAGPIYAGTNEIQRDIIAERLLGLPKGRR; the protein is encoded by the coding sequence ATGGATCTGGCGTTCACGCAGGAGGAAGAGGCCTTCCGCGCCGAGGCCCGCGCGTGGCTGCGCGCACATGTGCCCGCCTCTCCGCTTCCCTCCCTGGAGACCGAGGAGGGCTTCGCGGCCCACCGCGGGTGGGAGGCCGCACTCGCCGCGGACCGCTGGTCGGTGGTCAACTGGCCCCGCGAGTACGGCGGCCGGGACTCGGGGCTGGTCCGCTGGCTGGCCTTCGAGGAGGAGTACTACGCGGCGGGGGCACCCGGGCGCGTCAACCAGAACGGCATCAGCCTGCTCGCCCCGACCCTCTTCGACCACGGCTCACCGGAGCAACGCGCGCGCGTGCTGCCGTCGATGGCCACCGGCGAGGTGGTCTGGGCGCAGGCCTGGTCGGAGCCGGAGGCGGGCTCGGACCTGGCGTCCCTGCGGTCCAGGGGGGTGCGTACGGAAGGGGGCTGGCTGCTCAGCGGCCAGAAGACCTGGTCCTCCCGGGCGGCCTTCGCGGACCGCGCCTTCGGGCTCTTCCGCACCGGCCCGGACACCCCGAAACCCCACCAGGGCCTGACCTACCTGATGTTCGACCTGCGGGCGCCCGGTGTCACCGTCCGCCCGATCCGCCGCCTCGACGGAAAGCCGGCCTTCGCCGAGCTCTTCCTGGACGAGGTGTTCGTGCCGGACGAGGACGTCATCGGCGGGCCCGGCCAGGGCTGGCGGATCGCGATGTCGACGGCGGGCAACGAACGAGGGCTGATGCTGCGCTCACCGGGCCGTTTCCTGGCGGCGGCGCACCGGCTGTCCGCGCTCTGGCAGGCCCAGGGAAGCCCGCGGGAGACCGGGAACCGGGTCGCGGACGCCCTGATCGGAGCCCGCGCGTATCAGCTCTTCACCTACGCGTCCGCCTCCCGTTTCCTGGACGGTGACACGCTGGGCCCCGAGTCCAGCCTGAACAAGGTCTTCTGGTCCGAGTACGACATCGCGCTCACCGAGACGGCCCTGGACCTCCTGGGTGAGGAAGAGGACCCGGACTGGTCCGAGCGCTATGTCTTCGCCCTCG
- a CDS encoding enoyl-CoA hydratase family protein: MGVSTSSPEKGIVLVEVDFPPVNALAVDGWFALADAVRAAGRDPEVRCVVLAAEGRGFNAGVDIKEIQTRGSAALVGANRGCFEAFSAVYDCEVPVVAAVQGFCLGGGIGLVGNADVIVASEDATFGLPELDRGALGAATHLARLVPQHLMRALYFTSRTVTAAELHRHGAVWKVVPRDELAAAALESAREIAAKDGELLRLAKAAINGIDPVDVRRSYRYEQGFTYEASVSGVADRVRDRFGREAE; the protein is encoded by the coding sequence ATGGGTGTCTCCACCTCGTCCCCGGAAAAGGGGATCGTTCTGGTCGAGGTCGACTTCCCGCCGGTGAACGCCCTTGCGGTGGACGGCTGGTTCGCCCTGGCCGACGCCGTCCGCGCGGCGGGCCGTGATCCGGAGGTCAGGTGTGTGGTCCTGGCGGCCGAGGGGCGCGGCTTCAACGCGGGCGTGGACATCAAGGAGATCCAGACGCGCGGCTCGGCCGCCCTCGTCGGTGCCAACCGCGGTTGCTTCGAGGCCTTTTCGGCCGTGTACGACTGCGAGGTGCCCGTCGTGGCAGCCGTGCAGGGATTCTGCCTGGGCGGGGGCATCGGCCTGGTGGGCAACGCGGACGTGATCGTGGCGAGCGAGGACGCCACCTTCGGCCTGCCCGAGCTGGACCGCGGGGCCCTCGGCGCGGCCACCCACCTGGCCCGCCTGGTCCCCCAGCACCTCATGCGCGCCCTGTACTTCACCTCCCGCACGGTCACCGCCGCCGAACTGCACCGGCACGGTGCGGTGTGGAAGGTCGTCCCGAGGGACGAACTCGCCGCCGCGGCCCTGGAGTCGGCCCGGGAGATCGCCGCCAAGGACGGCGAGCTGCTGCGGCTGGCCAAGGCCGCCATCAACGGCATCGACCCGGTCGACGTCCGCCGCAGCTACCGCTACGAACAGGGCTTCACCTACGAGGCGAGCGTCAGCGGGGTCGCCGACCGGGTCCGCGACAGGTTCGGCAGGGAGGCCGAGTGA
- a CDS encoding CoA-transferase, with protein sequence MTATRSEYCVIACAEAWRDAGEILASPMGLIPSVGARLARLTFSPDLLLTDGEALLVRPDGTPEGWLPYRQHLALVTGGRRHVMMGASQIDRHGNQNISCIGDWARPRRQLLGVRGAPVNTLNNPTSYWVPRHSRRVFVEKVDMVCGVGYDHAAGARFHRIPRVVSDLGVFDFDTPDRSMRLASLHPGVTVEQVREATGFELAVPDEVPYTREPTPGELELIREVLDPAGAREREVGS encoded by the coding sequence ATGACCGCGACCCGGAGTGAGTACTGCGTGATCGCCTGCGCCGAGGCCTGGCGGGACGCGGGCGAGATCCTGGCGAGCCCGATGGGCCTGATCCCCTCGGTCGGCGCCCGGCTGGCCCGGCTCACCTTCTCCCCCGACCTGCTGCTGACCGACGGCGAGGCCCTGCTGGTCCGCCCGGACGGCACGCCCGAGGGCTGGCTGCCCTACCGCCAGCACCTCGCCCTGGTCACCGGGGGGCGGCGGCACGTGATGATGGGCGCGAGCCAGATCGACCGCCACGGCAACCAGAACATCTCCTGCATCGGCGACTGGGCGAGGCCGAGGCGGCAGTTGCTCGGGGTGCGGGGCGCTCCGGTCAACACCCTGAACAATCCGACCAGTTACTGGGTGCCGAGGCACTCCCGGCGGGTGTTCGTGGAGAAGGTCGACATGGTGTGCGGAGTCGGCTACGACCACGCCGCCGGGGCACGTTTCCACCGCATCCCGCGGGTCGTCTCCGACCTGGGCGTGTTCGACTTCGACACCCCGGACCGCTCGATGCGGCTGGCCTCGCTGCATCCCGGGGTCACCGTGGAGCAGGTCCGGGAGGCCACGGGTTTCGAGTTGGCCGTACCGGACGAGGTGCCGTACACCCGCGAACCGACCCCCGGCGAACTGGAGTTGATCCGCGAGGTGCTCGACCCGGCCGGTGCGCGCGAACGGGAGGTCGGTTCCTGA
- a CDS encoding beta-galactosidase family protein, with product MSEFTVGETDFLLDGRPVRLLSGALHYFRVHEAQWGHRLAMLGAMGLNCVETYVPWNLHEPHPGDVRDVEALGRFLDAAREAGLWAIVRPGPYICAEWENGGLPHWLKGHARTSDEVYLGQVERWFGRLLPQVVERQIDRGGPVIMVQAENEYGSYGSDAAYLLRLTELLRAQGITVPLFTSDGPEDHMLTGGSVPGVLATVNFGSGARTAFEALRRYRPDGPLMCMEFWCGWFEHWGGEPVVRDAEDAAEALREILECGASVNLYMAHGGTNFAGWAGANRGGGALHDGPLEPDVTSYDYDAPIDEYGRPTEKFWRFREVLSAYGPVAELPPAPEVLGAVSDVDLTAWASLSAVLEERGGPVHEGPVPPTFEKLDVDRGLVRYEVTVPGPRQPYPLIARGLRDLAVVYVDGERAGVLTEADVQLKEPVAGYARVELWVESLGRVNYGPRSGEAKGITGGLLHERQFLHGVRARGLRLDALDSLDSLDSRTGIGFGELPGDGSAGLYRGEVSVRGAGDAVLELPGWTRGFVWVNGFNLGRYWSAGPQRTLYVPGPVLREGANDVWVLELEEAPERGPALRLRAPDPAHENPHGTS from the coding sequence ATGAGCGAGTTCACGGTGGGTGAAACCGATTTCCTGCTGGACGGCCGGCCGGTGCGGCTGCTGTCCGGCGCGCTGCACTACTTCCGGGTGCACGAGGCGCAGTGGGGGCACCGGCTGGCGATGCTGGGGGCGATGGGTCTCAACTGTGTGGAGACGTACGTGCCGTGGAACCTGCACGAGCCGCACCCGGGTGACGTCCGGGACGTGGAGGCGCTGGGCCGGTTCCTGGACGCGGCCCGGGAGGCGGGGCTGTGGGCGATCGTCCGCCCCGGTCCCTACATCTGCGCGGAGTGGGAGAACGGCGGTCTGCCGCACTGGCTCAAGGGGCACGCGCGTACGAGCGACGAGGTGTACCTGGGGCAGGTGGAGCGCTGGTTCGGGCGGCTGCTGCCGCAGGTCGTGGAGCGGCAGATCGACCGCGGCGGCCCGGTGATCATGGTGCAGGCGGAGAACGAGTACGGCAGCTACGGTTCGGACGCCGCGTATCTGCTGCGGCTGACCGAGCTGCTGCGCGCACAGGGGATCACGGTCCCGCTGTTCACCTCGGACGGCCCCGAGGACCACATGCTCACCGGCGGCTCGGTGCCGGGTGTCCTCGCCACGGTGAACTTCGGCTCCGGCGCCCGCACGGCCTTCGAGGCGCTGCGCCGGTACCGGCCGGACGGCCCGCTGATGTGCATGGAGTTCTGGTGCGGCTGGTTCGAGCACTGGGGCGGTGAGCCCGTCGTACGGGATGCCGAGGACGCGGCCGAGGCGCTGCGGGAGATCCTGGAGTGCGGGGCCTCGGTGAACCTGTACATGGCGCACGGGGGCACGAACTTCGCGGGCTGGGCGGGCGCCAACCGGGGCGGGGGCGCGCTGCACGACGGTCCGCTGGAGCCGGACGTGACGTCGTACGACTACGACGCGCCGATCGACGAGTACGGCAGGCCGACGGAGAAGTTCTGGCGCTTCCGTGAGGTGCTGTCCGCGTACGGTCCGGTGGCGGAGCTGCCGCCCGCGCCGGAGGTGTTGGGTGCCGTCAGTGACGTGGACCTGACCGCATGGGCTTCCCTGTCCGCCGTCCTGGAGGAGCGCGGCGGACCGGTTCACGAGGGCCCTGTGCCGCCGACCTTCGAGAAGCTGGACGTCGACCGGGGACTGGTGCGGTACGAGGTGACCGTGCCGGGGCCGCGGCAGCCGTACCCGCTGATCGCGCGGGGGCTGCGGGATCTCGCGGTGGTGTACGTGGACGGGGAGCGGGCCGGGGTGCTCACCGAGGCCGACGTGCAGCTCAAGGAGCCTGTCGCGGGGTACGCGCGCGTGGAGCTGTGGGTGGAGTCGCTGGGGCGGGTGAACTACGGGCCCCGGAGCGGGGAGGCCAAGGGGATCACCGGGGGGCTGCTGCACGAGCGGCAGTTCCTGCACGGGGTGCGGGCGCGGGGGCTGCGCCTCGACGCGCTGGACTCGCTGGACTCGCTGGACTCGAGGACGGGGATCGGCTTCGGTGAGCTGCCCGGGGACGGCTCGGCGGGCCTGTACCGGGGCGAGGTGAGCGTGCGCGGTGCCGGGGACGCGGTGCTCGAGCTGCCGGGCTGGACCCGGGGGTTCGTGTGGGTCAACGGCTTCAACCTCGGCCGGTACTGGTCCGCGGGCCCGCAGCGGACGCTGTACGTGCCCGGTCCTGTGCTGCGGGAGGGCGCCAACGACGTGTGGGTGCTGGAACTGGAGGAGGCACCGGAGCGCGGGCCCGCCCTCCGGCTCCGCGCCCCGGATCCGGCCCACGAGAATCCGCACGGGACCTCGTAG
- a CDS encoding SDR family oxidoreductase yields the protein MELNGRVVVVTGGTRGVGAGIARSFTEAGAKVVVCARRPPEAPLPKARFVPLDVRDADAVRHFFAELPRLDVLVNNAGGAPYRLLADAGPERHLRVLELNLLAPLTVSLAAYEHLKRTHGSIVMIGSVSGGRPSPGTAAYGAAKAGLENLARSMAVEWAPDVRVNTLVVGMVRTEQSQLHYGDEEGIAAVSRTVPLGRLAEPSDVGAAAVFLASDAAAYISGASLLVHGGGERPAFLDAATVNKETRTIDRET from the coding sequence ATGGAGCTGAACGGGAGGGTCGTGGTCGTCACCGGCGGGACGCGCGGCGTCGGCGCCGGGATCGCCCGCTCCTTCACGGAGGCGGGGGCCAAGGTCGTCGTCTGCGCGCGCAGACCGCCCGAAGCCCCCCTGCCGAAAGCGCGGTTCGTGCCGCTGGACGTCCGGGACGCCGACGCCGTACGGCACTTCTTCGCCGAACTGCCGCGCCTGGACGTCCTGGTCAACAACGCGGGCGGCGCCCCCTACCGGCTGCTCGCCGACGCCGGACCCGAACGGCACCTCCGCGTCCTGGAGTTGAACCTGCTCGCCCCGCTCACGGTGTCCCTCGCCGCGTACGAACACCTGAAACGGACCCATGGCTCGATCGTGATGATCGGCAGCGTCAGCGGCGGCCGGCCCTCGCCCGGCACCGCAGCGTACGGGGCGGCCAAGGCGGGCCTGGAGAACCTCGCCCGCTCGATGGCCGTGGAGTGGGCGCCGGACGTCCGAGTGAACACCCTGGTCGTCGGCATGGTCCGCACCGAGCAGTCGCAGCTGCACTACGGCGACGAGGAGGGCATCGCGGCGGTCTCCCGCACGGTCCCGCTGGGCCGTCTGGCCGAACCCTCCGACGTGGGCGCCGCGGCCGTGTTCCTCGCCTCGGACGCCGCCGCGTACATCAGCGGCGCCTCGCTGCTGGTGCACGGCGGCGGGGAGCGACCGGCGTTCCTGGACGCCGCAACGGTCAACAAGGAGACGCGAACCATCGACAGGGAGACGTGA
- a CDS encoding SDR family oxidoreductase, producing MTGICDGRVVVVTGAGRGLGRAHALAFAAEGARVVVNDLGVGLDGTPDPDSPAFLVAEEIRAAGGEAVAHGGDIATPDGAASLVHTALETYGRLDTLVNNAGFLRDRMLVNLEEDDWDAVLRVHLKGHFLPLKHAAAHWRAETKAGRASVARIVNTSSGAGLSGSVGQGNYSAAKAGIVGLTLVAAAELARYGVQVNAIAPAARTRMTEQTFADTMAVPSDGFDAMAPENVSPLVVWLGSAECAGVTGRVFEAEGGRITVMEGWRPGPTADRGARWTPAEAGETARKLLGEAETPAPVYGA from the coding sequence ATGACCGGAATCTGCGACGGCCGGGTCGTCGTCGTCACCGGCGCGGGCCGCGGTCTGGGCCGCGCCCACGCGCTCGCCTTCGCCGCCGAGGGGGCACGGGTCGTCGTCAACGACCTCGGCGTCGGCCTCGACGGCACACCGGACCCCGACAGCCCCGCCTTCCTCGTCGCCGAGGAGATCCGCGCGGCGGGCGGCGAGGCGGTCGCCCACGGCGGTGACATCGCGACCCCCGACGGTGCCGCCTCCCTCGTCCACACGGCCCTGGAGACCTACGGCCGCCTCGACACCCTCGTCAACAACGCCGGGTTCCTGCGCGACCGGATGCTGGTGAACCTGGAGGAGGACGACTGGGACGCGGTGCTGCGCGTCCACCTGAAGGGCCACTTCCTGCCCCTGAAGCACGCGGCCGCGCACTGGCGGGCGGAGACGAAGGCGGGCCGTGCATCGGTGGCCAGGATCGTCAACACGTCCAGCGGGGCAGGCCTGTCGGGCTCGGTGGGACAGGGCAACTACAGCGCCGCGAAGGCCGGGATCGTCGGCCTCACCCTGGTCGCGGCGGCCGAACTCGCCCGCTACGGCGTCCAGGTCAACGCGATCGCCCCCGCGGCACGGACGAGGATGACGGAGCAGACGTTCGCCGACACGATGGCCGTTCCGTCCGACGGCTTCGACGCGATGGCTCCGGAGAACGTGTCCCCGCTGGTCGTGTGGCTGGGCTCGGCGGAGTGCGCGGGGGTGACGGGCCGGGTCTTCGAGGCGGAGGGCGGGCGGATCACGGTGATGGAGGGCTGGCGGCCGGGCCCGACCGCCGACAGAGGCGCGAGGTGGACCCCGGCGGAGGCAGGAGAGACGGCACGGAAGCTGCTGGGGGAGGCGGAGACGCCGGCCCCGGTGTATGGCGCGTAA
- a CDS encoding SDR family oxidoreductase: MTGVESPVYEPGHGLLKGRTAVITAAAGAGIGGATARRFLEEGARVLISDAHARRLKECEAALAREFQGAVAAVACDVTDEAQVRALFGAAVREHGRLDIVVNNAGLGGTSALVDMTDEQWTRVLDVTLNGTFRCTRTALRHMRDSGGGVIVNNASVVGWRAQAGQAHYAAAKAAVMALTRCAALEAAEYGVRVNAVSPSLAMHPHLVKVTSAQLLEELTAREAFGRYAEPWEVANVIVFLASGYSSYMTGEVVAVSSQHA; encoded by the coding sequence ATGACAGGCGTCGAGAGTCCGGTGTACGAACCGGGGCACGGGCTGCTGAAGGGGCGCACCGCCGTCATCACCGCCGCCGCCGGAGCGGGCATCGGCGGGGCGACCGCGCGCCGCTTCCTCGAGGAGGGCGCGCGCGTCCTGATCAGCGACGCGCACGCGCGGCGGCTGAAGGAGTGCGAGGCGGCTCTCGCCCGGGAGTTCCAGGGAGCGGTGGCCGCCGTGGCGTGCGACGTCACCGACGAGGCGCAGGTGCGGGCGCTCTTCGGCGCGGCGGTAAGGGAACACGGACGACTCGACATCGTCGTCAACAACGCGGGCCTCGGCGGCACGTCGGCGCTCGTCGACATGACCGACGAACAGTGGACCCGCGTCCTGGACGTCACCTTGAACGGCACCTTCCGCTGCACCCGGACGGCCCTGCGGCACATGCGGGACTCCGGCGGCGGCGTGATCGTCAACAACGCCTCTGTCGTCGGCTGGCGCGCCCAGGCCGGACAGGCGCACTACGCCGCCGCGAAGGCCGCGGTGATGGCGCTGACCCGGTGCGCGGCCCTGGAGGCGGCCGAGTACGGCGTACGCGTCAACGCCGTGTCACCGAGCCTCGCCATGCACCCGCACCTGGTGAAGGTGACCTCGGCCCAGCTGCTGGAGGAACTGACCGCGCGCGAGGCCTTCGGGCGGTACGCCGAGCCCTGGGAGGTGGCCAACGTGATCGTGTTCCTGGCGTCCGGCTACTCCTCGTACATGACGGGCGAGGTCGTCGCCGTCAGCAGCCAACACGCCTAG
- a CDS encoding acetyl-CoA C-acetyltransferase: MAEAYIVEAVRTPVGRRGGGLSAVHPADLGAHVLKELVARAGVDPAAVEDVVFGCLDAVGPQAGDIARTAWLAAGLPEEVPGVTVDRQCGSSQQAVHFAAQGVLSGTQDLVVAGGVQNMSMIPIAFATRQAAEPLGLTQGPFAGSEGWRARYGDRAVNQFVGAEMIAGKWGISREDQEEFALRSHRRALRAIDEGRFERETVAYGPVAVDEGPRRDTSLEKMAGLKPVVEGGTITAACSSQVSDGAAAMLLASERAVREHGLTPRARVHHLSVRGEDPIRMLTAPIPATAHALKKTGLTIDDIDLVEINEAFAPVVLAWLKETGADPDKVNVNGGAIALGHPLGATGVKLMTTLLHELERTGGRFGLQTMCEGGGQANVTIIERL; encoded by the coding sequence ATGGCCGAGGCCTACATCGTCGAAGCGGTCCGTACGCCCGTCGGGCGGCGCGGGGGAGGGCTGAGCGCCGTGCACCCGGCCGATCTCGGCGCCCATGTCCTCAAGGAGCTGGTCGCGCGGGCGGGGGTCGATCCGGCCGCCGTGGAGGATGTCGTCTTCGGCTGTCTCGACGCGGTCGGGCCGCAGGCCGGGGACATCGCGCGCACCGCGTGGCTGGCGGCCGGGCTGCCCGAGGAGGTGCCCGGGGTGACCGTGGACCGGCAGTGCGGGTCCTCGCAGCAGGCCGTGCACTTCGCCGCGCAGGGTGTGCTGTCCGGGACGCAGGACCTGGTGGTGGCCGGCGGGGTGCAGAACATGTCCATGATCCCGATCGCCTTCGCGACCCGGCAGGCCGCCGAGCCGCTCGGGCTGACCCAGGGGCCCTTCGCGGGCAGCGAGGGGTGGCGGGCGCGGTACGGGGACCGGGCGGTGAACCAGTTCGTCGGCGCCGAGATGATCGCCGGGAAGTGGGGGATCAGCCGCGAGGACCAGGAGGAGTTCGCGCTCCGGTCCCACCGGCGGGCCCTGCGGGCCATCGACGAGGGCCGCTTCGAGCGCGAGACCGTGGCCTACGGCCCGGTCGCGGTCGACGAGGGCCCGCGCCGGGACACCTCCCTGGAGAAGATGGCAGGGCTCAAGCCGGTGGTCGAGGGCGGCACCATCACCGCGGCCTGCTCCTCGCAGGTCTCCGACGGAGCGGCGGCCATGTTGCTGGCCTCGGAGCGGGCGGTGCGCGAACACGGTCTCACCCCACGCGCACGCGTGCACCACCTCTCCGTCCGCGGCGAGGACCCCATCCGCATGCTCACCGCCCCCATCCCGGCCACCGCGCACGCCCTGAAGAAGACCGGCCTCACCATCGACGACATCGACCTCGTCGAGATCAACGAGGCGTTCGCGCCGGTGGTGCTGGCCTGGCTGAAGGAAACGGGAGCCGACCCGGACAAGGTCAACGTCAACGGCGGCGCGATCGCCCTCGGGCATCCACTGGGTGCGACGGGCGTGAAGCTGATGACCACCCTGCTGCACGAACTGGAGCGGACGGGCGGAAGGTTCGGACTGCAGACGATGTGCGAGGGCGGCGGACAGGCGAACGTGACGATCATCGAGAGGCTGTGA
- a CDS encoding nitronate monooxygenase, protein MDTALTRLVGVRHPVVQTGMGWVAGPRLVSATANAGALGILASATMTLDQLRDAVREVKSRTDAPFGVNLRADAADAGDRVRIMIEEGVRVASFALAPSPGLITRLKEAGIVVVPSVGARRHAEKVAGWGADAVIVQGGEGGGHTGEVATTVLLPQVVDAVDIPVVAAGGFFDGRGLVAALAYGAAGVAMGTRFLLTSDSTVPDAVKARYLAATVKDVTVTRAVDGLPHRMLRTDLVAALEGSGRARALWHALRRAARFRELSGLSRRQLVHDGLALRHGRDLTWSQVLLAANTPMLLKSAMVDGRTDLGVMAAGQVAGVIDDLPSCAELVERIMKEAEEVLQDLTASR, encoded by the coding sequence ATGGACACCGCGCTCACCCGGCTGGTCGGGGTCCGCCACCCGGTCGTACAGACCGGGATGGGCTGGGTGGCGGGCCCGCGCCTGGTCTCCGCGACGGCGAACGCGGGCGCGCTCGGCATCCTGGCCTCCGCGACCATGACCCTCGACCAGCTCCGGGACGCCGTGCGGGAAGTGAAGTCCCGTACCGACGCGCCCTTCGGGGTCAACCTCCGCGCCGACGCGGCGGACGCCGGGGACCGGGTGCGGATCATGATCGAGGAGGGGGTCCGGGTCGCCTCCTTCGCCCTCGCGCCCTCCCCCGGGCTGATCACGCGGCTCAAGGAGGCGGGGATCGTCGTCGTCCCGTCCGTCGGTGCCCGGCGCCATGCCGAGAAGGTCGCGGGCTGGGGTGCGGACGCGGTGATCGTGCAGGGCGGCGAGGGCGGCGGACACACCGGGGAGGTGGCGACGACGGTCCTGCTGCCGCAGGTGGTGGACGCGGTGGACATCCCGGTCGTGGCGGCGGGCGGCTTCTTCGACGGGCGGGGTCTGGTCGCGGCGCTGGCGTACGGGGCGGCGGGCGTCGCCATGGGCACGCGGTTCCTGCTCACCTCGGACTCGACGGTGCCGGACGCGGTGAAGGCGCGCTATCTGGCGGCGACGGTGAAGGACGTGACGGTGACCCGGGCCGTCGACGGCCTTCCGCACCGCATGCTGCGCACCGACCTGGTGGCCGCGCTGGAGGGCTCCGGGCGGGCGCGGGCCCTGTGGCACGCGCTGCGACGGGCGGCCCGCTTCCGCGAACTGTCGGGCCTGAGCCGGCGGCAGCTGGTCCACGACGGCCTCGCCCTGCGCCACGGCAGGGACCTCACCTGGAGCCAGGTCCTCCTCGCCGCCAACACCCCCATGCTCCTCAAGTCGGCGATGGTGGACGGCCGTACGGATCTCGGCGTGATGGCCGCCGGGCAGGTCGCCGGGGTGATCGACGACCTGCCGTCGTGCGCGGAGCTGGTGGAGCGGATCATGAAGGAGGCCGAGGAGGTCCTTCAGGACCTCACAGCCTCTCGATGA